A stretch of Podospora bellae-mahoneyi strain CBS 112042 chromosome 5, whole genome shotgun sequence DNA encodes these proteins:
- a CDS encoding hypothetical protein (EggNog:ENOG503P2YI), translated as MRTIHSLLLALASLAVLVMAEGNVLFPYMYGLNYTEYDEAKKLGLTRTPKAYACKSEDEWNKMTTADFAKYKSIIVPDCLCNTSLDTIKFLDNTKKVWSPAVTGNMVLIGTDPSYHSKWYKLAGASAMIRDSISLASTGKNGTGMYFSLSCYYQSNAAPTTIKALSEIGVFKVRGNLTCLNKVHIVATDDSMTSLTDEMASNWNCSAHEVFAEYPTEGNGAFEPLAIALNTTGLGQRTFADGTHGTPYIIARGATPLGCGNNVTEAEYNEECDYGKAVNGMPDSLCSSSCKCLFGMISPGLCRENTTSSSSTSISSSSTTFHNTSSIALSTGSPTNSSLPTSMLYTNASSPQTKTRKPPVTITVWPSRPPWVSSSSQAPTPSTASSNTTRSDPDTPTVIVTASWPPSPSSDVTTDAEPGTVIITASNDPGSGSPSFTTSTPPAPSSSPSNSDDSSGSPETVVVTASNNATESEPGTVTVLPPSETPTGSMGGTSSVSYPTVTVTAGGPDSGGQVSSSASGSDTPPVTVTATAEVPGVPADGQIPTLSDTTSYPPGTDEPSWSLTTTTTGSEPQVTLTVRPSGESGSGGASGSETGTMGGSSSLGLDSSMTGSGTMSGSGKPTVTVYPSGQTSGGGDGNGPGASSAPGVSSTPGLSSAPGSSSSGGDVSGTASGKSQSTVTVYPSGQSSGAGDGDSPGVSPAPTTALSSSRSTVTVYPSGQSSGGGGAGNGPSASSASESSSGPSRSTVTVYPSGSSSGGGDSGNGPGISETRSTKTMTVGESSATAPGAPDSSSSTNRGLGSTSYISGSLTNTATGGGGMGTASGTSAVSSETGASDPLSGSSTGGTGSATGSATGSPGTSGSGGPASSDSATGGASGSGTPGSPSSSGSPNSSTPSNPPSLTGSITTSTLSATPSTQSSSVSTSETASAPSSNQPSGSSSETSYSPGDTSATSSNQGGATTSTQTTSNSGSLSGSNIPLPTSDCDSLSPSPSPSPTSQCDTWIGIEIIHIIEIVEICPSGSTVTETKTEHLSTLTRPICATPTPSQPCYPCIFGTPSASDDNFTVTVTSCPANPKTTVTVTAQMCSTCTVTTWVGTVPGHTPGGECHGCLPHASSTVTETAAVETATEVVTLGSVVSDPAATGSSAIGGGGEGYGPPPPASVPRPVATASSVPAGGYGPPPLPDVPVDGATASDYAPYKPSSTSSVVTAAGVGRSGHNAVTGVLVGLLGAVMVM; from the exons ATGCGCACCATTCACAGTCTTTTGTTGGCGCTGGCCAGCTTGGCAGTCCTTGTGATGGCCGAGGGAAACGTTCTTTTCCCGTACATGTACGGGCTGAACTATACCGAGTACGACGAGGCAAAGAAGCTCGGTCTAACGCGTAC TCCGAAAGCGTATGCCTGCAAGTCGGAAGACGAATGGAACAAGATGACCACGGCCGACTTTGCCAAGTACAAGTCTATTATTGTTCCGGACTGCCTTTGCAACACGAGCCTGGACACGATCAAGTTCCTGGACAATACCAAGAAGGTCTGGTCGCCTGCCGTCACGGGCAACATGGTGCTCATCGGGACGGACCCCTCTTACCACTCCAAGTGGTACAAGCTCGCCGGTGCGTCGGCTATGATCCGGGATTCCATCAGCCTTGCTTCCACGGGCAAGAATGGCACCGGCATGTACTTTTCGCTGTCATGCTACTACCAGAGCAACGCAGCTCCGACCACTATCAAGGCTCTGTCGGAGATAGGCGTCTTTAAAGTCCGGGGCAACTTGACATGTCTGAACAAGGTGCACATCGTCGCCACGGACGATTCGATGACGTCCCTTACCGATGAGATGGCGAGCAACTGGAACTGCAGTGCTCACGAGGTGTTTGCAGAGTACCCTACCGAAGGGAATGGCGCCTTTGAGCCCTTGGCGATCGCGCTCAACACGACTGGCCTGGGGCAGCGGACCTTTGCAGACGGCACGCATGGAACACCGTACATCATTGCTCGCGGCGCAACACCACTTGGCTGCGGCAACAATGTCACCGAGGCAGAGTACAACGAGGAGTGTGATTATGGCAAGGCCGTCAACGGGATGCCAGATAGCCTCTGCTCGTCATCTTGCAAATGCCTGTTTGGGATGATATCGCCTGGTTTGTGTCGCGAAAACACCACGTCTAGTTCATCGACGTCGATatcgagcagcagcaccaccttCCACAACACCAG CTCCATTGCCCTGAGCACCGGTTCacccaccaacagcagcctccCCACCAGCATGCTCTACaccaacgcctcctccccgcaAACCAAAACCAGAAAACCACCCGTGACCATCACAGTCTGGCCTTCTAGACCCCCATGGGTTTCTTCCTCAAGCCAAGCCCCAACTCCAAGCACTGCAtcatccaacaccaccaggaGCGACCCCGATACGCCAACCGTCATCGTTACCGCCTCCTggcccccatcaccaagctcggATGTCACCACGGACGCGGAGCCGGGCAcggtcatcatcaccgcctctAACGATCCCGGCTCAGGGTCGCCGTCATTTACCACCTCGACACCACCCGCCCCATCCAGCTCACCGAGCAACTCTGATGACTCCAGTGGCTCCCCAGAGACAGTTGTCGTCACCGCCTCGAATAATGCCACTGAATCTGAACCTGGGACGGTGACGGTTTTGCCTCCCTCGGAAACACCAACAGGGTCGATGGGAGGCACATCATCTGTCTCTTACCCAACAGTAACAGTAACAGCCGGCGGTCCGGACAGTGGGGGGCAagtctcctcctcagcttcagGCTCTGATACCCCCCCGGTGACGGTCACGGCTACGGCCGAAGTGCCAGGAGTGCCTGCTGATGGGCAGATTCCGACGCTTTCGGACACGACGTCTTATCCGCCTGGGACTGATGAGCCGAGTTGgtctttgacgacgacgacgacggggagCGAACCGCAGGTTACATTGACTGTGAGGCCTTCTGGGGAGTCGGGGTCCGGTGGTGCAAGTGGGTCTGAGACTGGGACTATGGGAGGTTCTTCATCACTGGGATTGGATTCATCCATGACTGGTTCCGGAACAATGTCTGGCTCGGGGAAGCCAACCGTGACTGTGTACCCGAGTGGTCAGACTTCTGGCGGGGGAGATGGGAATGGGCCGGGGGCTAGCTCTGCACCGGGG GTCAGCTCTACACCGGGGCTTAGCTCCGCACCGGGAAGTTCGTCTTCGGGTGGGGATGTATCTGGGACGGCGTCGGGAAAGTCACAGTCAACGGTTACTGTTTATCCCTCTGGTCAGAGTTCTGGCGCTGGGGATGGTGATAGCCCTGGGGTTAgtccagcaccaacaactgCTTTAAGCTCATCTCGATCAACGGTTACCGTCTATCCTTCTGGTCAATCTTCAGGTGGCGGAGGTGCTGGAAACGGACCAAGTGCCAGTTCGGCATCTGAAAGTTCCTCGGGCCCGTCTCGATCAACAGTAACGGTGTATCCTTCTGGTTCGTCCTCGGGCGGAGGAGATTCTGGCAATGGACCGGGTATCAGCGAGACAAGATCTACCAAGACCATGACGGTTGGTGAAAGCTCCGCGACAGCGCCCGGAGCTCCTGATTCTTCGAGCTCGACGAAcagagggttggggagtaCGAGCTACATAAGCGGCAGCCTGACAAACACCGCCacgggagggggtggtatGGGGACCGCAAGCGGGACGTCTGCGGTGTCTTCAGAGACGGGTGCTTCCGATCCTTTGAGTGGGAGCTCGACTGGCGGCACTGGGTCGGCAACCGGGTCGGCAACTGGGTCTCCCGGAACTTCTGGCTCTGGTGGTCCTGCCTCATCTGACTCGGCTACAGGCGGTGCCTCTGGCTCTGGCACCCCGGGCTCACCAAGCTCTTCCGGTtcaccaaactcctccactCCATCAAACCCCCCCAGTCTAACAGGTTCAATCACGACATCAACACTATCCGCCACACCCAGCACCCAGTCCAGCAGCGTTTCCACCTCTGAAACAGCCTCagccccatcatcaaaccaACCCTCTGGTTCCAGCTCAGAAACCTCATATTCTCCCGGAGacacctccgccacctcctccaaccaagGAGGCGCTACCACCAGCACACAAACAACATCCAACTCAGGCAGCCTATCCGGGTCAAACATACCTCTTCCCACATCAGACTGcgactccctctccccctccccctccccctccccaacatcacAATGCGACACCTGGATCGGCATAGAAATAATCCACATCATCGAAATAGTCGAAATCTGCCCTTCCGGCTCAACAG TgacagaaacaaaaacagaacacctctccaccctcacccgcccCATCTGCGCCacgccaaccccctcccaaccatgCTACCCCTGCATCTTCGGCACACCCTCCGCTTCAGATGACAACTTCACCGTGACGGTGACGTCCTGCCCGGCGAACCCAAAGACTACCGTCACGGTCACGGCGCAGATGTGTAGCACTTGTACTGTGACTACGTGGGTGGGGACCGTGCCGGGGCATACTCCTGGGGGGGAGTGTCACGGCTGCTTGCCTCATGCTAGTTCGACGGTGACGGAGACGGCTGCTGTCGAGACTGCTACCGAGGTGGTGACGCTGGGGAGTGTGGTGTCTGACCCAGCTGCTACCGGTTCTTCTGCtatcggtggtggtggagagggttaCGGTCCGCCACCCCCGGCATCAGTCCCTCGCCCGGTGGCCACTGCCAGCTCTGTCCCTGCTGGTGGTTACGGTCCTCCCCCGCTGCCGGATGTTCCTGTTGATGGGGCGACAGCGAGCGATTATGCCCCGTACAAACCCTCGTCGACCAGCTCTGTGGTtactgctgctggggttggaAGGAG